From the genome of Streptomyces sp. NBC_01304:
AACGAGGAGCCCTGCGGGAACACCTCACGGTTGCCGTCCGCGCTGTAGCGGATGATCGTGCCCTTCTGCACGGTCAGGACCACCACACCGGGGTGCACGTGCCAGCCGGTGGCGCCGCCCGGCTGGATCCGGAGGGTCTGCTCCACGACGTGATCGGCCGCACGGACCTTGAAGCTCTGCGGGGTGACGAAGTGGCCCTCGGCGGTGGTCTCGGCCGTGATGTCGTTGCCCGGGCTGGCCTGAGCGATTCCGGTGCCCAGTACGGCGACGGTGAGTGCGGCCGCGGCGAGGAAGCGGGACTTCTTCGTGCTCATCGTGCTCTTCGTGGCTTTCATGGTCTTGGTGCTCTTCATGAGGTTGTTGCCTTTCAAGTAACAATTTCCTGGGGGGTGTTAAAAACTCTAGGCATTCAACGACCCTGCTCCCATCGGCAATTCCGATACCAGGAATCGGCATAGGCCCCATTGAGTTGCCCGATTTCACTGCTAACTTCCTTGCAGCGCGCGGGAATTCCTCGCGTCATCGCTGAAAGGAATTACCGTGTCGAACCCGCGGAAGCGACACCGCACCCTCATACGCACCGCCACGCTCTCGCTGGCCGTGGCGGGCCTCGCCGCCACCGCGCTGCCCCAGGCCGTCGCCGGCCCCGCCGAGAGCGAGGAGGGCGTGCGTACCGACCACGTCATCTACTGGAACAAGGTGATCCTCGACGCCTTCCGCGCACACGGCGGCACCCCCGGCC
Proteins encoded in this window:
- a CDS encoding cupin domain-containing protein; amino-acid sequence: MKSTKTMKATKSTMSTKKSRFLAAAALTVAVLGTGIAQASPGNDITAETTAEGHFVTPQSFKVRAADHVVEQTLRIQPGGATGWHVHPGVVVLTVQKGTIIRYSADGNREVFPQGSSFIKTGNLPLNGVNESSEEIELHLTYILPKGAPLRYERPAPSWWNERKAN